CGGTCAACCAATTCGCTCCCGCCGACACCGCCGGGGTGGCCAGCGTCATGAGCGTGATCCGGCCGGGCAAGGAAGCGCACCCGGTGCTCGCGATGGCCAGCAACCGCACCTACGGACTCAACACCGAGGCCGGCGAAACCATGCAGCCGCAACCCTTCTCGCTGGCCGGCAACGGCGCCGGGTCGGTGTTCAAGATCTTCACCGTCGCCGCCGCCATGGAGATGGGCATGGGCATCAACAGCCAGTTGCCCGTGCCCGCGGCGTTCCAGGCCAAGGGCCTGGGTAGCAGCAGCTCGCCGGGATGCCCGCCGGCCACCTGGTGCGTCCGCAACGCCGGTGGCTACCGCGACTCGATGAGCGTCACCGACGCGCTGGCCACCTCGCCGAACACCGCCTTCGCCAAGCTGATCTCCCAGATCGGCGTGCAGCGGGCCGTCGACATGGCGGTCCGGTTGGGCCTGCGCTCGTATGCGCTGCCGGGTACCGCCCGCGACTATGACCCGGAGAGCAACGAGAGCCTCGCCGATTTCGTGAAGCGGCAGAACATCGGATCGTTCACCCTCGGCCCGATCGAGGTCAACGGCCTCGAGCTGTCCAACGTCGCCGCGACGCTCGCCTCGGGCGGGGTGTGGTGCCCGCCGAACCCGATCGCCCAGGTCTTCGACCGGCACGGCAACGAGGTCGCGGTGACCACCGAGACCTGTGAGCAGGTCGTGCCCGAGGGGTTGGCCAACACCCTGGCCAATGCGATGAGCGAGGACGACAGGGGCTCGGGTACCGCGGCCGGAGCCGCCGGCTCGGCGGGGTGGAACCTGCCGATGTCGGGCAAGACCGGCACCACCGAGTCCAACCGCTCCTCGGCCTTCCTGGGGTTCACCAGCGAGTTCGCCGCCGCCAACTACATCTACGACGATTCGACCCAGCCCAGCGAGTTGTGCTCGTTCCCGTTGCGGCAGTGTGGTTCCGGCAACCTCTTCGGCGGTAACGAGCCCGCCCGCACCTGGTTCACCGCGATGAAACCGCTGACACCGGACACCGTGGTGCTGCCGCCGACGGATCCGCGTTATGTCGACGGTGGTCCGGGATCGCGGGTGCCCAGCGTCGCCGGGATGGATGTGAGCATGGCGCGGGACCGGCTGCGCGCCGCCGGTTTCCAGGTCGCCGATCAGCCGACCGAGGTGAATTCCGGATCTCCGCGCGGCGCCGTGGTCGGCACCTCGCCGACCGGGCAGACCATTCCGGGATCGATCATCACCATTCTGACCAGTAACGGCATCCCGCCGGCACCCCCGCCACCACCGGCAGGCATCCCGGGACTGCCGCCGATGGTGGGGTCCACGGTGGTTCAGATTCCGGGTCTGCCACCGATCACCGTGCCGGTGCTCGGACCGCCCCCGCCACCGGCACCACCGCCGCCACCGTGATCTGGTGAGTAAACTGCTGCCATGTCGCACCTGAAGAACACCGCCGCTATCGCCGCAGGCAGCCTGGTCGCCGGCATCGGTTACGCGTCGTTGATCGAGCGCAACGCGTTCGCTCTTCGGGAACTGACCATGCCGGTGCTCACCCCCGGGTCGACTCCGCTGCGGGTGCTGCACCTGTCGGATCTGCACATGCTGCCGCGTCAGCGGCGCAAGCAGGAGTGGCTGCGTGAGCTGGTGTCCTTGCAGCCGGACCTGGTGGTCAACACCGGCGACAACCTGTCCCACCAGAAGGCCGTACCGGCCGTGGTTCAGGCCCTCGGGGACCTGCTGTCGGTGCCGGGTGTCTTCGTCTTCGGCAGCAACGACTACTTCGCGCCGAAGCCGAAGAATCCGACCAACTACCTGTTCAACAAGAAGCGACGCATCCACGGGGATCCGCTGCCGTGGCAGGATCTGCGCGCGGCCTTCACCGAGCGCGGCTGGCTGGACATGACCCATGTCCGCCGCGAGTTCGAGGTGGCCGGCCTGCAGATCGCCGCCGCGGGCGTCGACGATCCCCATCTCAAGCGAGATCGCTACGACACCATCGCCGGACCTGCCAGCGCGAAGGCCAACCTCACGCTGGGGGTCACGCACTCGCCCGAACCGTGGGTGTTGGACCGTTTCGCCGCCGACGGGTATCAGCTGGTGCTCGCCGGACACACCCACGGCGGGCAGCTGTGCCTGCCGTTCTACGGGGCGGTGGCCACCAACTGCGATCTGGACCGCTCACGGGCCAAGGGCGCGTCGCAGTGGGGTGCGGACATGAAGCTGCACGTCTCGGCCGGGCTCGGCACATCGCCGTACGCGCCGGTGCGGTTCTGCTGCCGCCCGGAGGCGACCCTGCTCACCTTGGTCGCCGCGCCGGCCAAGGGACCGGTCATCGGAAGCCGTGCCGGACAGGCACATCCGACCGCATCGGTACGGTGAGCGCCCGCGACTGGGTCGACAATGCGGTCCGGCTGATCGAGGCCGATGCCCATCGCAGCGCGGACACCCACCTGTTGCGCTATCCCCTGCCATCGGCGTGGGCGGACCGCTTCGATGTGTCGTTGTATCTCAAGGACGAGACGACCCACATCACCGGCAGCCTCAAACACCGGCTCGCACGTTCGCTGTTCCTGTACGCGCTGTGCAATGGCTGGATCGGTCCCGGCACCACCGTGATCGAGGCCTCCTCGGGATCCACGGCGGTCTCCGAGGCGTACTTCGCGGCGATGCTGGGGCTGCCCTTCATCGCGGTCATGCCGAGTTCGACGAGTGCCGCCAAGGTTGCGTTGATCGAATCACAGGGCGGTCGTTGCCATTTCGTGGAGCGCTCGGCCCAGGTCTACGAGGAGGCCGAGCGGCTGGCCCGCGAGACCGGCGGCCACTATCTCGACCAGTTCACCAATGCCGAGCGGGCCACCGACTGGCGCGGGAACAACAACATCGCCGAATCGATCTTCGAGCAGATGGCCAGGGAGACCCATCCCGTACCGGACTGGATCGTCGTCGGGGCGGGCACCGGGGGCACCAGCGCCACCATCGGGCGCTATCTGCGGTACCGGCGGCACCGCACTGCGCTGTGTGTCGTCGACCCGGAGAACTCGGCCTTCTTCCCGGCCTACGAGCAGGGCCGCCTCGATGTCGAGACCGGGGTGTCATCGCGGATCGAGGGAATCGGCCGGCCCCGGGTGGAGCCGTCGTTCATGCCGGGTGTGGTGGATCGGATGATGACCGTCCCCGACTGCGGATCGGTGGCCGCCGCCCATCACGTCAGCGCGGTGCTGGGCCGCCGGGTGGGGCCGTCGACCGGCACCAACGTGTGGGGCGCGTTCGCGCTGCTGGCCGAGATGATGGCGGCCGGGCGCAGCGGTTCGGTGGTGACACTGCTCGCCGACAGCGGCGACCGGTACCGCGATACCTACTTCGACGCGGAGTGGCTGAGCAGCCAGGGGTTGGACTCCTCGACATCGGCGGCGAAGCTGGCCGAGTTCGAGTCCTCGGGGCGCTGGAACTGATCCTCGGCCTCGTCGGCGCCGCGGACCGGTCCACGGCCGGACAGGTACAGCCACAACGCCGCGACGCCGAAGAACGTGATGTAGACGAACGCTCCCAGGTCGGTCATAACGGCCTCGTTTCTGTGTTCGGACGCCCCCGATGGTGTCCTTCGGGTGGTACAACGCCGGCGGGGCCTCGCTTGCTTCCCGGTGCCGGCTTCGGCCTGTGAGTGCCCCGTTCGGCACGCATCCGAAACCCCGCTCGCGGCCAGGGGAGGCCGTTTGGCTTTCCGGCTGTCCGGTGCGATACGCTGTCGTGGCTTCACGCGGGGTGTGGCGCAGCTTGGTAGCGTGCTTCGTTCGGGACGAAGAGGTCGTGGGTTCGAATCCCGCCACCCCGACTCGCTGAGGTGGGCCCTGACCGGGAAATCGGTCAGGGCCTTTTTCATGCCACCCCGCTTTCATGCCACCCTGCAAAGGCATCCGCACGCGCATACCCTTCGTCTGTGTTCCGCACCGGTGACATCATCGCCGGCGCCGAGCGCGCGGACGGGGTGTGTCGGCGCTACACCATCGACACGCTGCTCGGCCGGGGCTCCAGCGCCGATGTCTATCGCGCGCTCGGCCCGTCCGGACCTGTCGCACTGAAGGTGCTGCGCGCCGACCCTGCCGCCGCCGACCGCGCCCAGGAACGTTTTGCCAGAGAGTTCACGCTGGCCGCCACGCTCACCCACCCGCATATCGTCGCTGTGTACGAGATGGGCAAGCTGCCCACGGAGCCCTCGACGCCGTGGATGGCGATGCAATACATCGACGGACCGGACTCCTCGGTGCTGGTCCCCGCGAGCACCACCGACCCGGACACCACCGCCGTGTTGCGCACCTGCAACCAGATCGCCGAAGCGCTGGACTACGCCCACTCGATGGACGTGTTGCACCGCGATGTCAAACCCACGAATGTCCTGCTCACCACCGACCGCCTCGACGCCTATCTCAGCGATTTCGGCATCGCGCAGATCATCGACGAGGTGTCTGCCCTACCCCGCAACGGCCGCATCAGCGGATCGATATCCTACGCCGCGCCCGAGCTGCTCACCGGCGAACATCTCTCGCCCGCAACAGACTTGTACGCGTTCGCCGCCACGGTGCTCGAATGGCTCACCGGGTTGCCGCCGTACCCCCGACCCACGGCTTTCGCCATAACCTATGCGCACCTGAATGATTCACCACCCCGGTTGAGTGGCCGGCGCCGATGGCTGCCCCGCAGCCTCGATTCGGTGTTCGCCAAGGCGTTGGCGAAAAGTCCTGCAGCCCGCTATGACTCGTGCGCCGAGTTCGCCGGGATCGTCGTCCACACGTTGCGCGACATCCCGACCGGTGGTGGCAGTTAGCACAATGTTTACACGCCGAAAGTTTCGGCGCCTGTTGACCGGGCATACGCTCTGGCCAGTACACCCCGCGCCCAACGGTGAGCGTCGAGACCGATACATCCAGGGAGCGATATGTCGACCGATGCCACGTATGACAATTCGGCACTGGCACATGAGGAGGAGGGGTATCACAAATCCCTCAAGCCACGCCAGATCCAGATGATCGCCATCGGTGGGGCCATCGGCACCGGTCTGTTCATGGGGGCCGGTAGCCGATTACATGACGCCGGACCAGGACTGTTCCTGGTGTACGCGTTCTGCGGCGTTTTCGTCTTCTTCATCATGAGGGCCCTCGGCGAGCTGGTACTGCATCGCCCCTCGTCGGGATCCTTCGTCTCCTACGCACGCGAGTTCTTCGGGGAGAAGACGGCGTATGTGACCGGCTGGTTGTACTTCTTCAACTGGGCCGCGACCGCCATCGTCGACGTGACAGCGGTCGCGCTCTACGTGCACTTCTGGGGCATGTTCGAGGCGATACCGCAGTGGCTCATCGCCCTGATCGCGTTGGGCATCGTGCTCACCATGAACATCATCTCGGTGAAACTGTTCGGCGAGATGGAGTTCTGGGCGTCGATCATCAAGGTGGCGGCGCTGGTGACGTTCCTGGTCGTCGGGATAGTGTTCCTGGCCGGCCGTTTCGAAATCGAGGGATCAGCAACGGGTTTCAGTGTGATCAGCGATAACGGCGGATTACTGCCCACTGGGATGTTCTCCCTGGTGATCGTCACCTCCGGCGTCATCTTCGCCTATGCCGCAGTCGAATTGGTCGGCATCGCGGCCGGCGAAACCGAGGAGCCGGCCAAGGTGATGCCACGCGCCATCAACTCGGTGATCCTGCGTATCGCCGTGTTCTACGTCGGTTCGCTGATCCTGCTGGCCTTGCTGTTGCCGTACACCACCTATCGGGCCGGGGAAAGTCCGTTTGTCACCTTTTTCTCCAAGATCGGGGTGCCTGCCGCCGGCGGCATCATGAACCTCGTCGTGCTGACAGCGGCGATGTCCAGCCTCAATGCCGGCCTGTACTCCACCGGGCGCATCCTGCGCTCGATGGCCATGAATGGCTCCGCGCCGTCGTTCACCGGCGTCATGAATCGAAACGGTGTGCCATTCGGTGGTATCGCATTGACCGGCGCGCTCACCCTGCTCGGCGTGGTGCTCAACCTGTTCGTCCCCGCGGAGGCCTTCAACATCGCCCTCGATCTGTCCGCCTTGGGCATCATTTCGACGTGGGCGATGATCATGGCCTGCCAGATCCAACTGTGGCGCTGGGAGCGCAAGGGCATTCTGACCCGACCGAAGTTCCGACTCCCGGGCACGCCGTACACCAGTTACGCGACGCTGGTCTTCCTCGCCGCGGTGACCGCGCTGATGTGTTACGAGAACATCTGGAATCTGATCGCCATCCTGGTGATCGGACCGATGCTGGTGGCGGGCTGGTACGCGGTGCGCAGCAAGGTGATGACCATGGCCCAGCAGCGTCTCGGGTACACCGGTGACTACCCGGTCGTCCCGCAACCCCCGATACCCGAACGCGGGCATGGGGGCCACTAGTCACGTGGTGGCCTGACGCACTCCCTCCGACTCCCAACCAAGCGGTTGGTACAGTTCGATGATGACCGAACCGAGTTGGATGGCGGCCCTCCTCGATTTCGACCGTGCCGGTGACCGCTTCCTGGCCCCGCAGCTGGGGGTGCCCGGTATGCGACTGTTCGGTGGTCTCATCGCCGCCCAGGCGCTCGGCGCGGCCGGGGCGACCGTCGATCCGGGCAAACATCCTCAGTCGCTGCACGCGTATTTCGTCCGCGGCGGGGAGTTCGGAGTCGATGTCGAACTGGAGGTCGAACGAACCCGCGACGGCCGGTCCTTCGATACCCGCCGGGTCACCGCACGCCAGCACGGCAAGGTCATCCTTGAGATGATCGCGTCCTTCCAGATTCCCGAGGACGGCGCCGACTGGCACCCGGCCAGGCCGCCGAGCGTGCCACTGGAATCCGCGATTGCGAAAACCCTGGACCTGGACTTCACCAACTGGCTGGAATTGCGCTGCGACCCCGCCGATACCACGCGATTCGTCCTGCCGCCCTTCTGGATTCGCAGCCGCAGCCCCATCGAGGACGATCCGCTGATCAGGGCATGCACCCTGACCTTCGTATCCGATATCGGCCCGGTCCCGGCCGCCCGACCACCGGGGACGCCGTTCACGCCGGGCGAGGGCACCGGCTTCGCGACCAGCCTCGACCACTCCGTGTGGTTCCACCGGCCGTTCGACCCCGACCGATGGCACCGCTACGAGATCGATTCACTGGGCAACAGTCACTCACGTGGATTGGTGGTCGGCGGGTTCTACGACACCGCGGGTGCCCTCATCGCCAACACCAGCCAACAGGCCTTGTGGCGGTTGTGAGCAACGCCTCGGCACGTGCCGAGTCCGACACCTTGACCGTGCCGTCGACCGTCGAGAAAGATGATCGTCGTGCTGAAGTTGCCGGAGAGTGAACAGATCGCAGCGGTAGAGGATCGCCTGGTCAAACAGTTCACGGATGTCCCCGCCGAGACCGTCCGCACCACGGTTGCCGCAGCACATCAGCACTTCATCCAGAGCGCTGTCCGCGACTACATCGCCCTGCTCGTCGAGCGGCGCGCCTTCGCCGCACTGAAGTCCGCCGCACCCGCTTCCTGACACCGCCGGCCCGCCCAGGCAGGATGGTTCCCATGACCGGCACCGCGGGCGGATACCAGCCGTACTACCCTGCGCCACCTCAGTTCCATGCCTTCCAGCCCGGCATCATCCCGCTGCGACCGCTGAACCTCTCGGACATCTTCAACGGTGCGTTCGGCTACATCCGGGCGAACCCGAAAACCACACTCGGCCTCACCACCATCGTGGTGCTGGCATCCCAGCTGTTGTCCTTCGCACTGCAGGTGTGGCCGCTGGCGTCCGGTGGCGCTCTCGACCCCGCCGGCATCACCGGTCAGTACGACGATGCCGCGCTGCTGGCCGGGTCCGTCATCGGCAGCCTCGCCGGCGCGTTGGCGACCTGGATCGCCGCCATCCTGCTCAGCGGAATGCTCACCGTGATCATCGGTAGAGCGGTCTTCGGTGCGGGTATCACCGCGGGCGAGGCCTGGCAACGACTGCGCCCCCGACTGCTTCCGCTCCTCGGTGTCACGGCGCTGGAGACCCTCGGTGTCGGACTGCTGGTCGCGGCGGTCGCCGGCGTCATCGCCGTCGTCGCGATCGCCCTCAACGGCTGGATCGCGTTGTTCGTCGGCATCCCGTTGGTCCTCGGCATGATCGTCGCGCTGGCCTTCGTGTTCACCAAACTCAGCTTCACGCCCACGCTGGTGGTGCTCGAGCGACTACCTGTCATCACGGCGATCGAGCGGTCATTCGCCCTGGTACGCCACGACTTCTGGCGGGTCTTCGGCATCCGCCTGCTGGCCATGCTGGTGGCCGGGATGATCGCCGGCGCGGTGTCCGTCCCGTTCACCATCGGCGGTCAGGTCCTCATCGGCATGGCCGGACCCGACGGTTCCGGGGCCATCTTCATCGGACTGGTGCTGACGACGGTCGGCGCCGCGATCGGGCAGATCCTCACCGCGCCCTTCACCGCCGGTGTGGTGGTGTTGCAGTACACCGACCGGCGCATCCGCGCCGAGGCCTTCGACCTGGTGTTGCAGACCGGGGCCGGTTACGCCCCTGCCGCCCCGGACAACTCGACCGACCACCTCTGGCTGACCCGCCACCCCTGACACCGTGACCGGCCTGAACATCGACGGCGATGCCGCGCATGACGCCGCACAGCGCGAGCTCACCAAACCGATCTATCCCCGACCATCGCTGACCGACCGCCTGACGGGCTGGATCGACGAGCTGCTCTACAAGGCCTTCACCAGCAGCGACTGGTTGCCCGGCGGCTGGATCACCCTGGCACTGTTCGTGATCCTGTCCATCGTCGCCATCATCGTCATCGTCCGGGTGGCCCGGCGGACCATGCGGTCGACAAGGGACGGCCACGACGCCGTGCTCACCGACCGCGCCCGCAGCGCCGCGCACCATCGCCGGGCCGCCGAGGCCGCTGCCGCGCAAGGTGACTGGACATCGGCGATCCGCGACCGACTGCGTGCGGTGGCACGTGAGCTCGAAGAGAGCGGCACCCTGGACCCCGTTCCTGGCCGCACCGCCACCGAACTGGCCGTCGCCGCCGGCGCCGTACGTCCCGAACTTCGGACCGAATTCTCCTCGGCGGCCGAGACATTCAACGGAGTCAGTTACGGCGACCGGCCGGGCAGCGCCGAACAGTACCGCCAGATCGTCGAACTCGACGAGCACCTGCGCGAAGCCAGGACCCGATGACCAGGCGACGTTGGCGCACGGCGCGGATCATCGGGCTGGCAATCGTGTTGATCGTGGCGGTGTCCGCGTTCGGCGCCTACCTGACCGCGCCGCGTGGGGGCGGACTGCTGGCGGCCGACTCGACCGCTCCCGACGGCGCGCACGCACTGCTGACGCTGCTGCGCGATCAGGGTATCGATGTCGTGGTGGCCGATGATGTCGACGAGGTCGCCGCGGCCGCCGGCCCCGACACGTTGATCGCCGTCGCCCAGACGTTCTTCCTGCTCGACGGCGACGTCCTGGACCGGTTGGCCGCCCTTCCCGGCGATCGGCTGCTCATCGCGCCGTCCGGTGTCACCCGCGAACACCTGGCACCGGGAATCGACGTGGACGGTACCGCGCAGTTCGGCGGACGGCCGGCCTGTGATCTCCGCGAGGCGGTCACCGCCGGTGATGTCCAACTCGGGTTCAGCGACACCTTCGCCAGGGCAGACGACGGCGCGGCCACCCGCTGTTACGGCGGAGCCTTGTTGCGCTACCAGGACGGCGGGCGCACCGTGACCCTCGTCGGGAGTGGCGCCTTCATGACCAACGCCGGGCTTCTCGGACAGGGCAGCGCCGCGCTGGCGATGAATCTGTCCGGCACCCACCAACGCGTCATCTGGTATGCCCCGCAACGGATCGAAGGTGAGACGACCGGTTCGACATCGCTGGTCGATCTGATACCGGCCCAGGTCGTCTGGGCCGTGGTCCAGATCGGTCTCGCCGTGCTGCTGGTCGCCTGGTGGCGCGCGCGCCGGCTCGGGCCGCTGGTCGCCGAGCGACTGCCCGTGGTGGTGCGGGCGTCGGAGACCGTCGAGGGCAGGGCACGGTTGTATCGCTCCCGGCGGGCCCGCGACCGCGCCGCCGCGGCACTACGCACTGCGGCGCTGTCCCGACTACGTCCGCGGCTGGGTCTGGGCCTGCGCTCGTCGCCGGACGCGATCGTTCATGCGGTGGCGGCTCGCACCGGAGCGGACGCGCGGGCGCTGTCGCACACCCTGTTCGGACCCCCGCCCAGCACCGACGAGCAACTCCTCGGGCTGGCACGACATCTCGACGATATCGAAAGGCAGGTCGCACAGTCGTGACACAACCCGAGGCCGCACGGGAGGCGCTACTCGCCCTGCGCGCAGAAATCTCCAAGGCCGTCGTCGGACAGGACGCCGTGGTCAGCGGGCTGGTGATCGCCCTGCTCTGCCGCGGACACGTCCTGCTCGAGGGCGTACCCGGGGTGGCCAAGACACTGCTGGTGCGCAGCCTCGCCGCGACCCTGCGGCTGGACTTCACGCGCGTGCAATTCACCCCGGACCTGATGCCCGGCGATGTGACCGGTTCGCTGATCTACGACGCCCGTACCGCCGAGTTCGCCTTCCGCGCCGGCCCGGTGTTCACCAACCTGCTACTGGCGGACGAGATCAACCGCACTCCGCCCAAGACCCAGGCAGCGCTGTTGGAGGCCATGGAGGAACGGCAGGTCACCGTCGATGGCGCGGCGCGCGCGCTGCCCGACCCGTTCATCGTCGCGGCCACCCAGAATCCGATCGAGTACGAGGGCACCTATCAGCTGCCGGAGGCCCAACTTGACCGATTCCTGCTGAAGCTCAACGTGCCGTTGCCACCACGTGATCAGGAGATCGCGATATTGCACCGGCACGCAACGGGTTTCGATCCTCGCAATCTCTCCGCGCTGACCGCGGTGGCCGGGCCGGAGGATCTTGCCGCCGGCCGTGCGGCCGTGCGCCAGGTGATGGCCGCCCCGGAAATCCTCGGATACATCGTCGACATCGCCGGCGCCACCAGGACGTCACCGGCTCTTCAGCTCGGGGTGTCACCGCGCGGTGCGACCGCGCTGCTGGCCACCGCACGATCCTGGGCATGGCTGTCGGGTCGCAACTTCGTGACCCCCGACGATGTCAAGGCGATGGCACGGCCGACGTTGCGGCACCGGATCGCCCTGCGTCCGGAGGCCGAACTGGAGGGCGCCGATGCCGACGGTGTGCTGGACGGAATCCTGGCGTCGGTGCCGGTGCCGCGGTAATGGTTCTCACCGGGCGGGCCGGACTGCTGGCGGCGCTTGGCGTGCTGCCGGTGGTCGTCTCGCCATGGCCGGCAACGATGTTCGTGGTCGTGGCCGTGATGATCGGCGCGCTGCTGATCGCCGATGCGCTGCTGGCCGCCGGCCTCGACCGGCTGGAGCTGCGGCGCACCGGGGACAGCACCGCCCGTCTGGGCCAACCGGTGCGCATCGAGCTCGAGGTACGTCATGGCGGAAAGCGGAGGCTGCGCGGGCAGATCCGCGATGCCTGGGCACCCAGCGCGCGGGCACGGCCCCGGGTCCAGCGGCTCGATATCCCCGCCGGCGGGCGGGCCAGGATCGCCACCGAGCTCGCGCCGGTGCGCCGTGGCGATCAGCACGCCGCGCATGTCACCGTGCGGGCGATAGGCCCGCTGGGGTTGGCCGGGCGGCAGCGCACGACGCACGCCGACTGGCAGATACGCGTCCTACCGCCGTTCCTGTCCCGTAAGCATCTTCCGTCACGGCTGGCCAAACTGCGCGAGCTCGACGGGATGGTCCCGGTCTTGATCCGCGGGCAGGGCACCGAATTCGACACACTTCGCGAATACGTCGACGGCGACGACGTGCGGTCCATCGACTGGCGCGCCACCGCGCGGCGGGGTGATGTCATGGTGCGGACCTGGCGCCCGGAGCGGGACCGGCGGGTGGTCATCGTGCTGGACACCGGCCGGACCTCGGCGGGCCGGATCGGAGTGGACCCGCTGTCGTCCGACCCGGCGGGGTGGCCTCGGCTGGATTGGTCGATGGATGCCGCGCTGTTGTTGGCCGCGCTGGCCTCGCGGGCCGGTGACCACGTCGACTTCCTGGCACACGACCGGATCAGCCGGGCCGGTGTGTTCGGCGCCTCGCGACGGGAACTGTTGGCGCAATTGGTCTCGGCGATGGCGCCCCTGGAGCCGGCTCTGCTCGAATCCGATGCGACGGCCATGGTGGCCGCCGTGCAGCGGCGCGTTCGCCGGCGCGCCCTGGTGGTGCTGCTGACCGATCTGAACGCCTCGGCTCTGGACGAGGGCCTGTTGCCGGTATTGCCGCAGCTGTCGGCGCGCCACCAGGTGATGGTGGCCGCCGTGACCGATCCGCGGGTCGACGCGTTGGCCTCGGGCCGCTCCGATGCCGCACAGATCTACGACGCGGCGGCCGCCGAGCGGGCCCGCAACGATCGCCGCGATATCGCGGACCGATTGCGGGGCCACGGTGTCGACGTCATCGACGCCGCACCGCAGGATCTGGCACCCGCACTGGCCGACCGCTATCTGGCGATGAAGGCCACCGGCCGGCTCTAGCCTGTCGGGACGACATCCGGCGCATCCTCGACATCGCCGGTCAGGCCCGCTCGACGGGCGGCTCTCCCGAAGTGCACGACATAGCCGAGGAACGCGATCTCGGCGGCCACCCCGATGGTGACGCGCGCCCAGGTCGGCAGCGGTGACGGGGTGACCAGCGCCTCGATCAACCCGGAGATCAGCAGCACCACCACCAGCCCACCCGCCACTGCGACCACCGCGCGGCCGCGCTCGGCGAGCAGCTGTGACCGCGGCCGGTCACCGGGTGAGACGACCGACCAGCCCAGCCGCATCCCTGCGGCGGCCGCCAAGAACACCGCGGTCAGTTCGAGCAGGCCGTGCGGTGTGATCAACCCGAGGAACAGGTCCCCCTTCCCGGCGCCGAACATCAGACCCCCGGACACGCCGACGTTGGCGGCGTTCTGGAACAGCACCCACGGTATGGGCAGACCGAGCAGGACCGCGAATGCGATGCACTGGGCGGCGACCCAGGCGTTGTTGACCCAGACCCGCAGCCCGAACGAACCGGCCGGGTTCTCGCTGTAATACGCCTCGAAGTCGTGGTTGATCAACTGTTGTAGTTCCGCGGGTGTGCCCAATGTCGCGCGCACCTCGGGATTGCCGGCCACCCAGAATCCGATGACGATCGCGACCACGAGGAAGCCCAGCGCGGACCCGAGCCACCACCGTCGACAGTCATAGGCCACCAGCGGGAACGAGACCGTCCAGAACCGGATGAATTCGCGCCACAGCGGCGCCCTTGCCCCGGTGACGGCCGATCGGGCACGCGCCACCAGCCCGGACAACTTCGCGACCAACACCGCATCCCCGGCGGAACTGCGGACCACCGAAAGGTGGGTGGACGCCCGCTGATACAGATCGATCAGCTCGTCGATCTCGGCCCCGGTCAGGTTGCGCCGCCGCTTCAGCAGCTGCTC
The sequence above is drawn from the Mycolicibacterium neoaurum VKM Ac-1815D genome and encodes:
- a CDS encoding acyl-CoA thioesterase; the protein is MTEPSWMAALLDFDRAGDRFLAPQLGVPGMRLFGGLIAAQALGAAGATVDPGKHPQSLHAYFVRGGEFGVDVELEVERTRDGRSFDTRRVTARQHGKVILEMIASFQIPEDGADWHPARPPSVPLESAIAKTLDLDFTNWLELRCDPADTTRFVLPPFWIRSRSPIEDDPLIRACTLTFVSDIGPVPAARPPGTPFTPGEGTGFATSLDHSVWFHRPFDPDRWHRYEIDSLGNSHSRGLVVGGFYDTAGALIANTSQQALWRL
- a CDS encoding three-helix bundle dimerization domain-containing protein, with amino-acid sequence MIVVLKLPESEQIAAVEDRLVKQFTDVPAETVRTTVAAAHQHFIQSAVRDYIALLVERRAFAALKSAAPAS
- a CDS encoding DUF4129 domain-containing protein translates to MTGLNIDGDAAHDAAQRELTKPIYPRPSLTDRLTGWIDELLYKAFTSSDWLPGGWITLALFVILSIVAIIVIVRVARRTMRSTRDGHDAVLTDRARSAAHHRRAAEAAAAQGDWTSAIRDRLRAVARELEESGTLDPVPGRTATELAVAAGAVRPELRTEFSSAAETFNGVSYGDRPGSAEQYRQIVELDEHLREARTR
- a CDS encoding DUF4350 domain-containing protein; this encodes MTRRRWRTARIIGLAIVLIVAVSAFGAYLTAPRGGGLLAADSTAPDGAHALLTLLRDQGIDVVVADDVDEVAAAAGPDTLIAVAQTFFLLDGDVLDRLAALPGDRLLIAPSGVTREHLAPGIDVDGTAQFGGRPACDLREAVTAGDVQLGFSDTFARADDGAATRCYGGALLRYQDGGRTVTLVGSGAFMTNAGLLGQGSAALAMNLSGTHQRVIWYAPQRIEGETTGSTSLVDLIPAQVVWAVVQIGLAVLLVAWWRARRLGPLVAERLPVVVRASETVEGRARLYRSRRARDRAAAALRTAALSRLRPRLGLGLRSSPDAIVHAVAARTGADARALSHTLFGPPPSTDEQLLGLARHLDDIERQVAQS
- a CDS encoding AAA family ATPase; this encodes MTQPEAAREALLALRAEISKAVVGQDAVVSGLVIALLCRGHVLLEGVPGVAKTLLVRSLAATLRLDFTRVQFTPDLMPGDVTGSLIYDARTAEFAFRAGPVFTNLLLADEINRTPPKTQAALLEAMEERQVTVDGAARALPDPFIVAATQNPIEYEGTYQLPEAQLDRFLLKLNVPLPPRDQEIAILHRHATGFDPRNLSALTAVAGPEDLAAGRAAVRQVMAAPEILGYIVDIAGATRTSPALQLGVSPRGATALLATARSWAWLSGRNFVTPDDVKAMARPTLRHRIALRPEAELEGADADGVLDGILASVPVPR
- a CDS encoding DUF58 domain-containing protein, with product MVLTGRAGLLAALGVLPVVVSPWPATMFVVVAVMIGALLIADALLAAGLDRLELRRTGDSTARLGQPVRIELEVRHGGKRRLRGQIRDAWAPSARARPRVQRLDIPAGGRARIATELAPVRRGDQHAAHVTVRAIGPLGLAGRQRTTHADWQIRVLPPFLSRKHLPSRLAKLRELDGMVPVLIRGQGTEFDTLREYVDGDDVRSIDWRATARRGDVMVRTWRPERDRRVVIVLDTGRTSAGRIGVDPLSSDPAGWPRLDWSMDAALLLAALASRAGDHVDFLAHDRISRAGVFGASRRELLAQLVSAMAPLEPALLESDATAMVAAVQRRVRRRALVVLLTDLNASALDEGLLPVLPQLSARHQVMVAAVTDPRVDALASGRSDAAQIYDAAAAERARNDRRDIADRLRGHGVDVIDAAPQDLAPALADRYLAMKATGRL
- a CDS encoding stage II sporulation protein M; the encoded protein is MDVDAFVLAHTPAWNRLEQLLKRRRNLTGAEIDELIDLYQRASTHLSVVRSSAGDAVLVAKLSGLVARARSAVTGARAPLWREFIRFWTVSFPLVAYDCRRWWLGSALGFLVVAIVIGFWVAGNPEVRATLGTPAELQQLINHDFEAYYSENPAGSFGLRVWVNNAWVAAQCIAFAVLLGLPIPWVLFQNAANVGVSGGLMFGAGKGDLFLGLITPHGLLELTAVFLAAAAGMRLGWSVVSPGDRPRSQLLAERGRAVVAVAGGLVVVLLISGLIEALVTPSPLPTWARVTIGVAAEIAFLGYVVHFGRAARRAGLTGDVEDAPDVVPTG